aagttcagtatttttgtatatataaaactGTACTAGGGTCATCCTTTTATAGGTGAAGGAGGCAAACTCACAAAGGTGAATCATTAATGACATTAATGCTAATTACAAAAATCATGCTCTAATTACACAATTCATGCTCTAATTAAACAAATCATAGAGATTGACCAAATCATGGAGATTGGTCAATCAACTTAATTAAGGACATATGCTAACATCCCCTCCtaaactcaaggtggtatcgaaGATGCCAACTAGAGTTCGCAAACTAAAACACGATGACGACCAGGTGGATGAGCCtttgtgaagatatcagccaactGATCAGCCGAAGGAACTGACAAGATGCAAAGTGTCCCCTCCTGAAGATGATGACGCACAAAATGACAATCGATCTCAATGTGTTTGGTGGTTCATAAAAGACATCGTTATGAGCGATCTGGACAGCACTATAattgtcacaataaagcggaGTGCTCAAGGGCTAAGGAACACCCATATCTTGGAGAAGCCTACAAAGCCAAAGAAGCTCAAAAGTAGTATCAGCAAGGACCTGATACTCGGCCTTAGTGCTAAAGCGGGCGACAATAGTCTGCTTTTTGCTCTGTCAAGAGATAAGAGAGTCTCCAagtagaaaaaggaaattaaTGGTAGACCGTCAATCAGTAAGGTCCCCTACCCAATCAACATCAGAATAAACCTGtaacgtcaaggatgagtgagaggaaaaatgaaGCCCATGAAATAATGTTCCCTTCACATAGCATAAGATGCAAAGAACAGCTGCTTAGTGAACGGAATGAGAAGCCGGcataaactggctaacaaggTGTACTGCATAGGCAATGTTTGGTCTAGAgacagtgagataaatcaagctcccaacaagctGTCAGTAACAAGTGGCATCGGGAATTAGCTCCCCATCAATAGGACGGAGTATGATGTTAAGTTCCAGCAGACTATCAACTATCTTACAATCTGTGAGACCAGCACGTGTGAGAAGATCAAAAACATACTTGGCTTGGTCAAAGAATAGCCATCAGAGGTAGGGAAGACCTCTAAGCCGAGGAAGTAGCTAAGAAAACCGAGGTCTTTCATTTCAAACTGCTGACACAGAAACTACTTAAGCTTATGAATACCAtaagtatcatcaccagtaatgatcatatcatcaacataaagtagtaggATAGTGATGCCAGTATCAGTGTGACAAGTAAAAAGAGTTGAATCATAGGGGCCAGAAGCAAACCTAAGTTGTGCAACAGTGGAGCTGAACTTGACAAACCAAGTACGGGGAGCTTGCTTAAGCTATATAATGCCCGTCGAAGACGACAGACCTTACCAGGAGGATGAGGATACCCTAATGGAggctgcatatatacctcctcaactaaatcaccatgtaagaaggcattcttgaaaTCCATCTAAAATAAAGGTCATCATACGGCAGAGGCAACAGCCAAAAGGGAGCGAACGGAGGTAATACGAGCAACaggggcaaatgtctcctcataatcaatgtcatactcctgagtaaagccctttgccactaaacaAGATTTATGTCTTACTTTAGAGCCGTCGAAGTTCATTTTCcttttatacacccatttgttcccaactacagtCTTTCCAAGAGGCAGGTCAACCaagtcccaagtatgagttttttgaagtgcgtcaagttcttcagacatagctTGCTTCCAAACAGGAACAGAACAAGTTTTGCGATAATTGCTAGGCTCGTGAAGagagtcaagagtagaaaaacagtgataatcactaagataggtaggaggtgcccttacccTACTAGAACAATGGACATCCAAATCAAAGGACTCGGGCGGTGTGGATGCGATGTCATGATCATCAGACTATCCAGGTTTTTGAGAGGCAGACATGGAGTGATCACCTGATGAGCTGTCATGACTTGTTATTAAAGGAAAAATCTGGAGAGGGATCTATGGCAAGGTCAGTGAAAATGGGAGAGCATGAGGGACAATCAGATGAGAGTGTAGAGATactagtgaacattttgtgttcccaaaactgaacatgccAAGAGACTCAAAGACGCTTGGCTATGGGATCAAAgcaccgataacccttgtgttcaatgccataaccaagaaagcaacagagATGAGAGCGAagttcaagttttgtatgttcatgaggtgggagtaaaacaaagcaagcacaaccaaatactttgagaagagaataattAGGTACCTTTCCATAGAGGACCTCATATGGTgatttattggaaagagtaggggttggaacccGATTAATGGTGTAAACAGCAGTAAAAGTGGCTTCTCCCCAAAAGGATTCTACGAGGGATGCAAAGAAAAGTTGAGAGCAAACAGTGTCAAGAATGTGACGATGCTTACGTTCTGCATGGTCATTCTGTTAGGAGGTGGATGGACAAGAAACGAAAGGGGTAAAAGTATACTCCAGGGCATTATCAGACCAAAAAACTTTAATGGTGCGATCAAACTGAATTTTTATCATCTGCTTAAAATCACGAAAAGCATTAAGTAAGCCAGTacgatcatgcaaaagataaatccatgtataccgAGAGTTATCAtcgataaaaataataaagtaacGAGACCCGTCCTTAGTAGAGATAGGAGCCaatccccaaatatcagaatgaaccaaatcaaaaggtggAAAAGACAAAGAATTattttcattaaaaggtaaagttttctatttcccaagttgacaagacATACAACCAAAAGgttcaaatttaacatttcctaagcaaccactagaagccAAAGACTAAACACAAGAAAAAGAGGTATGACTGAGACGAGAGTGCCCAACACTGGAAGACACAGCAGCAGTAAGGGACGGAGGAGACCAAGAACTAGGCAAATGCAGAGATGTGAGCTCAAAAAGGCGACCAACTTTATGCCTAGTCCCAACTAGCTAGCCCATCTTcggatcctgcacatcacaacctttgtgagaaaaggttaagataAATCTactttcaacaagttgaccaactGAAAGGAGATTTAGAGACAAGTTGAGCACAACATATGTGTCAGGTATAGAAAGAGTAGGAGTAGAaacatgaccaagatgactaatAGACATATGTGAGACATCagcagtataaattaagggaaTAGGATTTAAAGACTTCCTATGGGTCACTAAAAAGGAATCAaaggtcatatgattgcaacaggTAGAGTCAATAAACCAAGATATAGAGTTACCGGTGGAGACTGATAAGGCAGTAGAAGTATGAGATagaacctgggtgataattgcctcaaggtcagctGCTGAAAGAGACGACAAAGAAGGTGCAGAAGATGAATCAGAAGTCGAGGAGTTGGTGGAGACAGTAGCAACaggcttggaagagtaagatGCCTCAACCATAAGAGCATCCTTagccttcttcttaggacaatcggAAATACGGTGGCCATCTTCCTTATAATAGTGGCATTGACCATTTAAACGACGCGGTTTAGAAGAAGCAATAGCTGCAGCAGGATTAGCCAGAGTAAATGAGCTAGACGGAGTAGTAGCCAAGACCATATCGGTAGAATGAACCCGATGAGTCTGTGGTCGTGTCCCCTCAGAAATTAGCTCCAcaagagcaacctcaagtgtaggaagaggagatcgatgtaacaaagaagctcgagtattctcaaattcatcccgAATATGCATCATAAAATATATGAATTGACGACGATCTTAATATGCAGCAAAAAGTTTAATTGACTGCTCATCAGAAAAAGTAGGGTCAATTTAAGAAAGTTGATCCCAAATACTACTAACCTAAGCATGAAACTCAGCAATAGACTGTCCAAGTTCCTGACGCATCTAGGAAAAcctagtttccaactgaaactcgAGAGCAGCATCACTATACAGTTGTATCGCTTGGCCAAAAAATCTCAAGCAAGTTTGGCATTCCAAAACttaggaagtagactctgaaTGGAAGGAACTGATGTAGTAATAAACCAGGAAAGGATCTTACAATGAGTACTTTCCCATTCTtcaagagcctcatcaaactcctttgtggattgcttgtcattttttgtgggtttttgttttgttccagTAACAAAACGTCATAATCTCCGACCGATCAAAAAAACTGACATTTGTTGGTCCCAAAcattgtagttggagccattcaaaacaatctctatagggCAAGCAACATCATTTAAAGAACCCATAACAggggaaaaaaaatgataatgttGACTGATTAGGGCAAAAGGATGGCGTCGATGGAATGAGCACGAAAAACTAGTCAAAGAAAACCAACTTTGCCAGAGCTCTGCCGGAAGTGGCAGCAGACGGTGGCTAGAAAACTGCTAGAAGGTCGTCAGAGATGACGTCAAGTAGCGGCGGATGCGGCGGTGTCTAGCCGCTGGTGACTAGGCTCGTGGGGTGTGCGGCGTCGGATCGGAATGATTTTTGCACCAAGCGAAAAACTCTAGAGCAACGGAATCAATTTATGGTATTGGAATACCAGTGGCGAGAGAATGGTGGAACCAAAAGAAAGACACCAACTAGCGGTCAAGAACcaaacttggctctaataccatgttaaaactaagagaagaaagaaagagttgtaaataacttcagtattttcgtatatataaaacTGTACAAGGGTCATCCTTTTATAGGTGAAGGAGGCAAGCTCATAAGCTCACAAAGGTAAATCATTAATGACATTAATGGTAATTACACAAATCATACTCTAATTACACAAATCATGGAGATTGACCAAATCATGGAGATTGGTCAATCAACCTAATTAGGGAAATATGCTAACATTATTAAATTGCAAAATACATTGCAACGAAGTCTTGGGGATATTATTTTATTCCATGTGTTGTTACAGAAGCAGGGGAGTTTGCTTGGATTTTGGtgcttataaatatataataatggAGGTTGTGCTGATCTTTAAGGAAACAGAAAATCCCAACATGTTGCGGTTGTCAGTTTCAGATTTTCTGCACTCCCATGAGATAATTATCTCTAAAATCCTCTTCTGCAAAAAATACTTTTATATCAGAAGATTCAATAACTTGAACTGCATCTCTTCTGGGTTGCAATGGAAATGAATCTTCAGCAACCACAAAAGaccagaaaataaaaaataaaaaataaaagacatGGAGTCAAGTAACAAAATCCAGCAGACAACAAAGAAAGAACAATTAGAAACAATTTAACGTAAAATGACTTAAATCTTCATTGCCCTTTAATTTATATGACATGTTCACCTgtgaaaaattaaatttcaatgtggtTTAACTTTATTTGAATCTTGGTCATGAGGTACTAAAAACAAAAACAGCCcctttcaaaaagaaaagaaaaatagtcTACAATTGTGGCAATGGAAAATATACAAGGGAGATTCAAGAGCTCAGAATGACTAGGCAGAGATGGCAAGCCAACTGTAAATACTTCAGCATAGGACAGCCCATCTTTTATCAATATAGCAGCTATGCTCGTCTCCTTTAATCATATCCATGTCATCTTCATCCAATCCCAGTTCAACGGTCAAGAAGACCAAAATATGGTTAGAGAGCCATATGGGCTACTGTCAAGAGCATCAAACTATTAGAAAAGCTGGAAAGCCCATTTACGACTCTGCCTGTTGGTGCTGATGAGGAGTAAACCAATTATGGCTGCACAACCTTAGGAGCTTCTGGCCGGGTAACTGCTGCCATGGTCAACAGGTGATGGCTTAGGTTTTGCTTTAGGGACATTTGTCCCGGGTCTCTCCTTGCACACACACAGAAGCAGGAACCTAAGCCCTGCCCTGCCTGGCAGATAAAAGAATACACATCAAAATATCTTCCTAATTGGAAGTACAAAGAGGATCTCCCTTGCAGCTTCATGAAAGGGGACAGCCtcgtgcacaaagctcccacatatGCAGAGTCCAGGGAAGGGGCAGATCACGATGGGTgtatagtatgcagccttaccttgcatttttgcaagaggctgtttccacgtcTCGAACCTGTGACCTATAAGTCACACAGCGACAACTTTACCATTACAGTTTCATGTAGAAACAACTAATATTGGTAGTTGCCTGAAGGGAAAAGATGTAAAAGTAACTACTTTTTTCTAGTCCCCATAAAATGGCTGAGCAAGGAACCatatattaagaaaaaatatatgaaaaactgtACATGATGGGTACACTCATGAATTACAAGCAAACACAACATCAGCTACTTCTGCAATAATAAACCAACTATTTTACTCCCCCACAGTATGTCGTAGTCTTCTGAGTACAACCGAGTTGTAGAAACTTCTTGTTCGGAAGAACAGTCCCAAAGCAGCAATAGACCCCAAAAGAGTAGCTAATGCCATAATTAGAAATGACAACAAGAAGCAGTGGATTCCAGTGCATGTGTTCCCTTCTGTCAAAGCCTCCCTGTCATAAATATATCCTATGACCCTTACTGAGAGTATGTAAGAACCAACAGGACTTGCCATGGTAATAGTGTTGAAAATGGTGCCCATATGCTGAATCCCAAAAATTTCAGAAGTGATTGTAGGCATTAGTGACCATTGTGAACCATGACAAACACCCACCAATACTGAACCAACATATAAAGCGCCAGGCAAACCAGAAGCAATGACGGCATGGCCAATACTCATGCTTGCAAGAGTAATGACCATGAACAAGGGCCTTGCCCATCCTTTGGTGTGCAGGAAATAATCTGATACAAATCCAGCTCCAAAACGACCAAGAAAATTCCAAATGCTCCACAATGAAACCAGTGTACTAGTCTCGGAAGTAGTGTAACCAAGAGATCCTCCTATTTGGCTGATGTTATTCACTGTTGCAAGTCCAGAGCCTGAGCCACATGCCATGGCGAGAAACAAAAACCAGAAGTTAAGGGTGCACATGGCTTGCAATAGATTAAGATTTTCCCCTGATTGCAAAGTCTTCTTAGCATTTGTCTGGGTATCTTGATCAGTCTCACCAGGAACCCACCGATACACAACAGGAGCTTCTTTTGAATACATCTTCAGAGCATCCAACTGACCTGGATCCTCCATTGTTTGATCCCCCTCACTAATTAAAGTCTGTGATATTCCATATGAGGCCATCTTTTGGGCTTGAATTGCAATATAAAGAGGTGAACCAAGGAATATTATGAGTACAGCAGTTGTAAAGACCCATGCAGAAACTGGAAAACAAAGGATGTTCTCCAAGATTATTATCACCATAAGATAAGCAGCAATAATCAAAGCAACCAGCGAAAAAGCGTTCAAGTGTTTCTTCTCATCTCCTTCCTTTGTGTTATAGATTCTTACAAAAAACATGAGCAACAAAGGGTTGATAGTTGGTAGCAGTGCCAGCATCAGAAGATACGAGGCAGGTTTGTTCTTGAACACTGTCTTATACACTTGAATTAATATTGCTCCACTCAAACCAACAAAACCCTGGTGAgagaataaataattttaaagccttcatataaactccaaataattcaacaaaaatataaactttgACCTGAGACATCAACAAATAGATATGAGATATTCAGCACTCCAATTGACATCCTAAGACTCAAATCCCTAGTTGATCATGTAAAACGCCTATTACTAAAAATCTGCCAAAAAAGCCACACATTGACTCTGATCCAAGAAATATGTTTGCAGAGATTTACGCATGTAAAACAGAATGTCAATGATGCAAAGCATGAGAGGAACAAAGTTATAAAAAGATGAGCAAGATCAACATATCCAAATTGGAATTGGGAACAAATAACCTGCACAAAATGACACACCTAGGATGCTCCTGAGAATATATTCATTCAGCATTCTGTTATTCATTGTATGAAAATCATCacaaatttttttcacaaataatgtGCCTTGTCAAGTTTAGTTAACCTTTCTGGAATCAATCAATTTCAACGAATCACAGGATTCCCCATCACTTATGAAAAATTCtcattgtatatttttttttttatgaacagTGTTCTCCATTCAAGAATGCCCTCATATATCCAAGGAGTGACTCCAATTACTCAAAAGACCAAGACACAAAAGGATCCTCACTTCCATGCTTTCTAGAGTCAAACAACTCTAGCTCTCAATTTGGCATTATTTATTAGTTGGTAGATTGCTGCATATTCTTATTGCTCTTAGGATTACACATTTGGGGTTAGCAATAATAGTGGTTTGCCATTCTGCTCTATGAAGGTCCATGCATAAATTTAAGTCATGCAtctgttgggaataaagaacaaaatTCCCggaacctgtgagaaacaaaatagagaaaaaataacgccaaagaaaaatcaatcacacgcacaagacaatatttacgtggttcggcaattttgcctacatccacggagttgcagg
The Malania oleifera isolate guangnan ecotype guangnan chromosome 13, ASM2987363v1, whole genome shotgun sequence DNA segment above includes these coding regions:
- the LOC131146765 gene encoding protein NUCLEAR FUSION DEFECTIVE 4-like; translation: MQGISIKTKWVATVASIWIQCSSGSLYTFAIFSSLLKSSQSYDQSTLDTIAVVKDLGANFGLLSGLLCSSFSSLGPSLALAAGAVQSFAGYFLMWLAVTGVLPRPPLPVMCLFMLLAAHAQTFFNTADVVVAVNNFPDYSGTAVGIMKGFVGLSGAILIQVYKTVFKNKPASYLLMLALLPTINPLLLMFFVRIYNTKEGDEKKHLNAFSLVALIIAAYLMVIIILENILCFPVSAWVFTTAVLIIFLGSPLYIAIQAQKMASYGISQTLISEGDQTMEDPGQLDALKMYSKEAPVVYRWVPGETDQDTQTNAKKTLQSGENLNLLQAMCTLNFWFLFLAMACGSGSGLATVNNISQIGGSLGYTTSETSTLVSLWSIWNFLGRFGAGFVSDYFLHTKGWARPLFMVITLASMSIGHAVIASGLPGALYVGSVLVGVCHGSQWSLMPTITSEIFGIQHMGTIFNTITMASPVGSYILSVRVIGYIYDREALTEGNTCTGIHCFLLSFLIMALATLLGSIAALGLFFRTRSFYNSVVLRRLRHTVGE